From the Kwoniella dendrophila CBS 6074 chromosome 8, complete sequence genome, the window CTGTACATTCTTCTCGTCATCGTCAATGCCTTAGCATCATACGAGTACACACGAGTTTCTATTTTCGTCTGGGTAGCTTCGTATATTTTCTGAGACTCCTtggtgttttttttttttctctctgCTTATGCAAGAATAATAGTGGAGGGGGAGTGAGATGAAATAACGTACAAATCCCCCTCACAATTGTGCCTGAATATTGAGGAGCAATTTTTTGGTTACAGTAAATTTGATTAGAGAAACCATCGAAACGAATTTGTAATTAATGCTGAAAACCTGTATCCAACGGGAATCAAATACGAAATTTCGTAATTAGCTATTACACTTCATCACAAAGAATTCTAATTAAATTGCAATTCAAGCTGGAATCGTCCCTAGTTTAACATAATTCAGTAACTTCCCCCACCATACATCACATCTTCATAACTGCTTATGTGTCAGCCGATTTtatataccaaattcatcagaTAAATCTGTTTATGAGGCATTTTAATTAACCATACTTACTATACTATATACATAGCATCTCAGCATATCAAAGCATTCACACCATCAAATCTCATATCGCCATATACCAAGAGATCACCTTCGTAATTTCATAACATCCTACTCAATCAAGACCTCAAATTAGAAAGGGATCTTCATTGAttataaatccaaatctcaCCTCTAAGCtataaactcaccatcacATCACGCACAAGCAACCCTCTACcatcaaatcttgataacAAACGTGAGtattgatcattcaacttggatCTCACTAGAGAAACGTTTTTGAAGATAAGAAATGCATATGAATCAATGAATCCAAAGGAGGGCAGTTTGGTGTACCAAGACAAAAAGAGTGTTGGATGTCATTGcgttcaggttcaggttcaatgCATTAAGGGGGATATTTGTCATCTCATTTTAAAATATACTCGTATGCTGATCAAACATTTTCACGATTTTTCTTTGGCATCGAATAAATAGTTCACACCACAATCATACTCAATCATTATAAGAGTTAAGGTTTTGTCATACATAGAATATAAAGgttgaaaagattatatatcagGTGAGTTACACTCAAGAACCTTTCATCCTCTCACATAATCTGGAGTGAACTTGAAAGGGTTTTGGGAAACAATGGATATATGATCTAAACGTTTCGAGCACTACTCGACGTTGTTATAAATACCAGATATCTTCCAGTTGGTAGAATTGGACAAGATAACcatatcaaaaaaaaaactcatGTTCATTTCGCGTCGCTGGTCGATTTGCTTATAGGAAAATACGCTAACTTAAGGTATCTACCTATTTACgctttttcaacatctcGCCACTCATCAATACCTAATAATACCCAATTATTTACGACACATCGTCATATCAAACAACCTAAATCACAACAATCAATTTACAAATCCATCTATTTGATCCGACGTTGATCGTTGTGCTTGCATCCATTTCGTCCATTTTGGTATTTAGCTATAACCAATCAAGGTATATAGATAGTATCGTCGACCTAAATTAGCACGTCCCGCATAGCACATAGCCGCATTCTTTACTCTACAACCCATAATTAGTGAAATCGTCAAGGACGTGTATCATGGTGGATAGTTTATAACACCAGAAGCGCACATTAGTGTGATTATAAGAGTTATTAGTCAACTAACTCTACTCGACCAAACGTCACCAATTTTCAGCTATAAGCTCGAAATCCAGCTAAAATCTAGACCATATAAACCCCTTCACCCACATCCACTCAAATTATAGACTCTTTACTCACCAACACACTCGAACAAATATGTCAGCGGCACCTTCGATAAATGGCGGTCATGGTGTAGGTACGATACCGGAAGCTACAGATGAGGAGGGTCTTCCGGATGATACGAAGACAGTGAGTGTGAGACTTCCTACTTGCTAGTGAAATCGCATCGTTACTAATCTGTTGTTCATGTCATTTCTTTTAGGCTCAGGCTCAAACCAAAATTGTAAATGTCAAAGATTTACCATATATGCTTGATAAtcttaaaccaccttcatctgcCAATCAACACTCAATTGGTACCCCTTCActttcaccacctaattcgACACCCGATTCAGAAGCTGAACCTATCAGTCCACCATCCCATCAGCATCATTTATCCACTTTACAACATGGTAAATCAGATTATCATCCTTCACCGCTTGGTGCAAGTGATTCAGCACATAAGTCATTGAATAACGGTGTTACATATGAGCAAAATCACCTCGCAGTACCACCTTTAAGTTCAAGTATGGCTACTGTAGGTAGCACAGATTCACCAAAagttcatcatcctcaaccTGGTTTACCAGATgcttctttccctttcccaAATTGTGAGTCAAACTTCCTAGATCTACACTTGTGTCAATTCCCTTAATCGAAAGGAAGTATCACTGACGTTTTGTACTTTATTCACAGTCCGACCCCTCCCATCAACCACCAATTCACCTCTTCCAGGACATTCTATGAACATACCTCCTGCCTCTGCTAGCGGCATGACTTCTGCTCAAATGTCTAGAGCCAATTCATCCGCTTCCGTTTATGCTGGTTCCCATCACGGTCACGAGAAACACTCAGATGTCCATACACGTCCAGGTCGAGCTCATTCAAATGCAAGCAAACCTGCAATGTTAGGTGAACATGGACCCAAGAAATCGTTCCTCCATAAAATGTTCCATCCCAACGAAGCAAAACATGAAGCAAAACTTGCTGCTCATGCACAGGCTCAGgctcaagctgaagctaGAGCTCACTCAGCTCAAAATCATTACGATAACCTCTCTGTCGATGTATCCCGTCAACACTCCTCCAGCGGTCACAACTCCCCAAGAAGTCGATCACCTCACCCACCTAGTAGAGACGCAACTAGATCGCCACCCTTGACTCCTTCAACTCCACCTGCTAATATCTCTGATTCAGATCATTCACGGCCCCCTTCAAGAGCACCAAGTTTCCGAAGACAAAATTCTGGTCAGGATCCTCATGCTCAACCACCCACAGACCGAAAGAATGGTGCTTCTACTCCACCAATATCAGCGCCAGGGTTACAAAGGAAAGCGTCAGGTAGATCAGCTTCTCATGGGTCAATGGGTGGAAAAGAAAAGCCAGTTGCGTTGGTCGGTGGCCAACCAATCGCTGTAGCCAATAAACAAGAAGTTACCAGTAGTTCAGGTAACAAGTTCACACTTAAAGATCTTGTTGGATTAGGTGACAATGGACCTAAAATGAGTAGAAAGGCATCTGCCAATGGATCACAAAAAGGATCCGATAGAGCCTCAACCAAAGCAGGATCTGAAGCTGGTGGAGGTGATAATGGATCTACAGCGTCATTATTAAAAAAATATGGTATCTGTGATAAAGCTGCTATAGGAAAAGGTGCTACAGCAGTCGTCAGATTAGCACATAAATGGGATAGACGTGAAGAAAAATTATATGCAGTGAAAGAattcagaaaaagaagaaagaatgaaactgaaaaagatTATGTCAAAAAATTAACATCGGAATTCTGTATCTCATCAACTTTACATCATATCAATGTTGTCGAAACTGTTGATTTGGTTCAAGATGAATCACATCACTGGTGTGAAGTTATGGAATATTGTCCAGGTGGAGATTTATACGCAGCAATCAAAAAAGGTGGTATGTCTTCAGGAGAAGTTGAATGCACATTCAAACAAATCTTACAAGGTATTCAATATCTACATTCGATGGGTGTAGCTCATAGAGATATCAAACCTGAAAATCTATTATTAGATGGCAGAGGTCATGTTAAGGTGAGTAATATTGCtcataaatcattttgatccTTTCAAAAGCTGACTTCTTTGCCCTTGGTAGATTACCGACTTTGGTGTCTCTGATGTTTTCAGAATGTGTTGGGAAAAGAAGACACATCTGTCAAAAGGTTTATGTGGATCTGAACCTTATATCGCTCCTGAATTATTCGATCataaaggtgagttgaccTTTACCTCACTGTTATCATATGCAGTTCAAACAAAGACTGATGTTTCACTCTTAATGTAGAATACGATGCTCGATTAGTTGACGTATGGGCAGCAGCAATCGTATTTTATTGTATGCAATTCCAGGAATTACCTTGGAGAGTAGCAAAAACGTCAGATTCAACTTTCCAAACTTATTTCTCAACATACAAAGGAGATGGTACAACTGAAAAACCACCAACACCTGCCCCTTTGAACAATTTGATACCTAGAGAATGTAGAAATGTAATTAAACATATGTTGGATCCTGATCCAAAAACGAGATGGTCAGTTGATGAAGCATTAAAAGATAAATGGTTAAATTCAGTTCAAGTTTGTCAAGAAGGTtctacatcaaataatcattcACATACAAGTGCTGGAATGGATGTTGTTAAACTTTAGAATTAGATGTGTTTTTTTAGTTATGATCATTGTTGTAGTGGGAAAGAAAGGTTTTAGAGACGGCCCTCCATTTAGTAAGAAAAGGGGATGGAAGATAATCATACCACACTTAGAGCATCGTAACGATTTGTATATATTCTGCTTATACATTTTCTTAGTTTCTCACCACGATAGATGAACAAAGAACACTTACCGTTCGTGATATAGCGTTACAAATTGgattgttattattgattgttattgtttttcGTTTCATGTTTTACactatattatattattattacgacattattattgatgaaatgTTATTTGAAATACCGTTAGCTACAAGTTGCGATATACATCTCCACGAATGTGGAGATATGTTTATATGCACGCTGTTGTCACCTCGAAAAGGCTGCAATGATTGTGAAGGGGGAAGATAAAGAAGGGGAGAAAGAGGACTTTTACTGATTGACCAAATTGAATAAAAATTTTGATTACATAATCAATCTGCCACTTTGCACTTTCGTTACGTTCGTTTCCTTCGACATTTTGGCCACCTTGAACATTAATCTTAACATTGATACTTGTGCTTATTCATGTAGATCTTAATTGATAGCTCCTTCTCATTTTTATCTTAATTCAATCTTCGTTTCTTTGGATAGACGATCAGGACAGCAAACCGATATTAGGTTTTTGAGGAACACAAAGCAGTAGTATTCGGAACTTGCTTAAAATACAATCACAACTGAAAAACTCGAACTCGGAAGAGATTTAGCACAAAATGGTAAGTCATTTAAGCTAACTAGCTCATCACTACACTCTGCTATCCTCAAGATAATCCTggaaaacaaaaagcaaaTTCGTTCATGAAGGGAAAATCGCGAAGAATGCTGATTTTTTTAAATTAATGTATGTAGTCTAAACATCACCCAGATTTACTCATGTGTCGTAGACAGCCTGGTATTGGTAAGTCTCATCTCCTAACTGTTTCTCTTAGCCATTTCAGATATTTTCGATCGGTTGACCAAATCTGTCGATGACTATATCATTAATCTCATATCCTTGTAAATAGCTATAGGTCGTATGTGTGAGAAATGTGATGGTAAATGGTAAGTCTTTAGTTGATTAAACGaattcttttttatctatatataattTGTAATACTAAGATATTCCTGCTTATTCCCTCTTTTAACATATAGCCCAATATGCGATTCATACGTTAGACCTATGACTATTGTTAGAATATGTGATGAATGTTCATGTGAGTGTAGGAATAATAgttaatcaaaatcaagggtatatcgatattgacTATTgtcatttaccttttttcccCTTATAGTCGGTACATCAGCTGGTAAATGTATTATATGTTCATCGCCTGGTAAGTGAATTTTAACCTTTTTTTAAATTTGGAAATCAATACAAAGTGATGTATGACGAGCTAACATATTATCTTATGATTTTTGTGCTTGTATAGCAATTTCGGATGCTTATTATTGTACGGAATGTACAAGATTAGAGAAAGATAGAGATGGTTGTCCGAGAATTATTAATGTAAGTTATTGTATTCTACCTCAAATCATCTGTTTTAGAGATCCACACAATCACTATCGTCCATCGTTCAATAAGTGCGAGCAAAACGCTGACTTCTATATCATTACAATCTTTTTGTAGATGGGTGCCAGTAGAGTTGATGCGTTCTATGAGAGGAAGAAATTGGGGTAAGTGTTTACCTATCATTCATAATTTCCCCTCTTCATTCATGAAAACTATTTCTGCTGGTCCAAACTTCCCTTACATCTGATCTTCCCATCTAAAGATATCatgaaaaaaaaacaaaaaaacaaaaaaacaatGTGTTAACATGATTTTTCTTGCCTCTTTTAGACTGGAAAAAGGAGGTGGATTCAAGAAAGGATAGTATTGTACATCATCCAATCATCACgcctcctcttcatcttcatttcgATTCCTTCCTGTCCTTTTCCAACTCTTCGTTCCGAACTTGTCTATTACAAACCTTGATCATCCCCGGTCAATTCAACTTTCTTCGAGTTTCAAGATTTAATACTCTCGAATCGTTGAATTAGTTCTTATCAAGACAATAATCTTTCGGCCtctcttctacctttataTTTGAAATATAGAACAATAAAACGGAAAGCTTTTCAATCGCTTTGGATGACATAGAAATAATGGAGATAAGTCGAGAATCGATATGCGATCATTCCTATTATATAATGTGAATTCTCTTACTAGCGCAAAAGTTAGTATAGGGGGTGAGGCAAAGGATCAAATCATGGGGACTTCGCCAACAGATCGCGGTACTGCAATGGTTTTTACTCTGTTTCGTTTGTTTACATATTCATTTTTTCATACATTCGGTATTGAAACTACTAATCTGATTGACATTAACCCCTTAAAACATACATATAAACGTTGATTTATAAAAAGTATATGACTAAATGACCATTCTCGACAAAACATGATAGCataaaaagacaaaaaaaaagagattgCATGTGTTATGACTGATTGGGAGATGTTATCAACAATAATCACACAATTCCAATTATATATTTTTCTCCAAAGGTAAGGGATAAAGTGTTTagtttcttgattttgataaatctcCAACAGGAAGTAAGAAATATGAAGTTTCTTTCGTAAGCATACCTGCTAAAGCGGTATACATAGCTGCGAAAGCGGTCAACTGTATAAAGGGAAATAACGTGCGTGAATCGTCAACAAGGTACAACGTATGTTGTAGATGAAGTGTGAAAAGTAAAACTTACAATACCAACAATACCACCTGCTTTGTGAGTTTTGGGagattcagctaattcaccaGCAGCTCTGTTAAAGCCATCAGGTATTAATCAGTACAGAGCAGTAAGATGAACATGACATGAAAACTTTATACTTACAAAAGCCAGAAAGTTATccaaagaaggaagaagacaGTTACCAAAGCTACTGAAGATCTCAAAGAGGCAATAAGGAAAATTGTTGTGACTACACCCCAAGCGGCTAAGTAAAGACCTAAAGCATTTGAGAGCATTGTAGGATCTTTATATGCAGTTAAAATCTCTAATTGAGGAATGTAAAGACCTGATTGTCGATGTATCAGAATAATATATCAGCGACTTGAACATGATAACACACAGtaaaaatatgataaatacAAAGTTGAAGATTAACTTACAAGAGAAGGAGAACCAGAAACCACCATAGGTTGAGAAAGCAGCAGCACCAAAAGTATTACCACATGCCCATTCTTCAATACCTGCAATCAATTGGACTAAACCACCATAACCTAAAGTCATACCCAAGACGACGTTTGGTACGGTTACACctcttgttgatgaattgtaGAAAGATAAAACAAGTGTTGTGGTTGCGAAACTGTCATTTTGGGACAAATAATTAGCTGATTATCGCTAAGTAATAGGAATGTGAATAGTAATGGTGATAAATCAAGGTATGATGGTGTTCGTACGAAGAGAGTTATCAGGAATCTATGTTCCCGGATGCGGGGATGGAAGTAAAGCAGACACATGGTGGATGTACGTTTAAAGTGTATTTTAAGGTACGGTGAATGAATGGAAGAACCAATTTGCCATACCGCATGACGACAGACACTTACGATAATAAACCCAATGGAGCAGGATTAGCGAATTTTCTATGGAAAACTGGGAAAGCAGGTTGGGAAGTATCTATTGGATTACCACCTGGTGTAATGAATCTTGCCAttggtccaccaccaccagatTGATATGGACCGCCAacagatgattttgatatacctGCAGTACCATTATTGTATGTTGTACCATCTAATGAACCTTGACTTTGATCATGGCCTGAGAGACCGTGCTCGGCTGCTATTTCGTGTTTAGACATTTTGTCTGTATCTGCTTATTTGTTGCgtttaaaagaaaaaagaggaTAAGAAAATATAGATGTTATTTCGAGtttgttgttattgtaaTATAATTTCAATCCAATTCGTTTAAAAAATTGAATAGCCAAGAAGATAGAATAAACAAGATCTAAGGACTTGATCACTGGATTCTCGTTTAAATTATTCGATCGATAAATCTGGAGTATCTGGGGTTTAGATTATTTGATCTCTAAGGTTAGGTAGTTATGGTAATTCCGATGAGAATAGAATAAAAACTGATTTGATCAGAAAATAAGGAAATGAGGCTTTATGGGTTCTCTTAGTTCTGatcttatatatacatattccTCGTTTACCTTACACCTGCCTCTTTGAAAACAACATCATTTGTCATTTTGTGTTTATTTTCGATTTAAACGAAAGAAACAAGGTTAAACACAGGGTATAACCGATCTTTTCTGTATTTCtattttgaagatgaagccGGTCGGATGTGGTATATCTCTCAATAACCGATCTATACTTTCAAAGGGATCCCTTTGGATTTACGTTTACATCTATGTTCTAAAAATGGGACTCCACAATCCCCAATAAACCGTAGGCTTAACCTGGTACTCAAAAAACACATGACAACTAAGCAAAAAACAGATTCAAATACCGGTTATGACGGATTTTGCTTTCAAAGAGAATAATGATATGGTGTTTCGAACTAAAACATCAATTCAAGCTATAATTCTATCTTCCCGCTTCATACATGCACCACGTATACATGAAGATGTATGTGTGATGTCTGAGGCTGATCATTAATGTATACAAAGTAAGCTAAAgcaaaagaggaaaatgacTACACGAACACGAAAGTAtgatctatctctttcttctccaaACAATTCCGACAATCATATTTTCATGACTGATGATCCGGTTAATGATTTCGTTTGCTCAAATCAAGCCAATTCCATTTCCGTAAATTCTGTATATATCATTGCGTGTTCTGCCATAGCAAAGCGCTTGGTGAAATAGCTACGTCTGCTTAAAATCTCAAGTAAATTCTGACGGAATATATCGGTTAAATTGTTTCGAGATTAGTTTGTCTCAACTCCCCTTTCTACCGAAGAAGATACAGTAGCCAGAGAGGGTGAATGAGGGGGTCCTCAGATGCTTCAAGGGTGATACGTAAATAACCATGCAAAGACGATTCCACTCTCTGCCCATCCCATACATGATAAATTCGCAAAAAAATGGTACGTCTGTTGAACAGAAATATGGAAGAAAATCACACGCCATCGAATCTATAAAAATTATGGTTATTCCCACACTTCCAACGTTTTGATCATTCTAGAATTCACTTGGCATAAAACCATAATTGACCCCAAGTATAACCAACCGAGTAATTCCTATTACAATAATCTCTAGGTACCTTAACGTCTGCTTTCAATATTTTCGTAGTACAGTACAAACATGTTTGTCTATCAACCGGTTTTTAATAAGGAGGACATCAGCAAATATGGAGAGATCGGAAgaaatagattatcagaatcTAATCGTATTTGATTTTTAACAGATCATCAGGTGACCATATGTATACGAAATTAGACTGAAAATGAACAAATAGATATGCGGCAACGGTAAAACTCATAAGCACAAGTAATCTGTATCAAATACAAAACATGGATTTccaatggaaatggtaaatcatcttaACCGGATGACAAAAACAGCATGAACAGCATAGGCCGGTGACCGGATAGTGTACAGTATGCTATCTTGAAAGTTATATATCTTGCGATCACGGTAAGATTACAGTTAAGATTGATAACGACGGAGGCCGTTatggtaatgaagatgacgGTATCGCGAATACATGAAGCAAGGCAATGGCAATTAATAGAAAGCTAATTTTGGCTACGGAGGATATTTTATATATCTCTGCCAAGTAGTTAATTCTAATGTTTACGTTAATTGTACGACGCGAGCACCGTCAATTTCAAAGACCGAAGCACTGCGTTGAACAATAATCTGGTATTATGGAATAGGACAAAATATACATTCAAATACAAAGATACACCTTGATACCATGTCCCAGAGCGAAACGCTATGGAAGTATTTCTAGTGTAGTTTACCACTACTGAGTTACCTTGCCCACTTACACGGATCAAGTATTATTCGTTGAATTCGTTATAGGTTGATGAGTTGAAGTACCGTTACCTGTTATCGTCCTAGAAGGATTAGATGAATCTGTCATTTCTatatcatccttttctttttcagcattCGTTGTTGGCGATATTGTTGTAGGTGGTcgatttgttgttgttgagtttgttgttgaggttgaaggtGTTTGCTGAATAGATGAGGCCCAAGATTGTATATTTATTCCGCTACCACTTGCATTTGTAATACCATTTGTACCGCTTGTGGTACCATTATTAGATATTATcttagaaggtgattttgatctacGTTTAgcatttggtgaagaagatttcgattttcccttttccttttccttttctttttctttatgATTTTGACGATGTTTTCTACCTCCTtgaccttcatcttcagaatcacTTAAAgaattttcattttgtttttccttATCCCATAATCTTAATGGTCTTctaacatctttatcttccatatcttcattctcattttcatcttcatcatcatgtctCAGTTTTGGTACATCTAGAGAAAAaaatacaacaaaacaaTATTTAGCATACCTTCATACGTTCATAACATATctgaaaaagagaaactaACCCTGCAATGGTACACTAGGTGCAGCATTTTTATCTCTTAAAACTTCAAATACAGcttctttgactttttgTAGATATTCAGGGGTATTATGATCTGTCATATTACTTGATCTGACGTCTAATTCATATGTCGGTCCATAATATTCCCAATATTCATTATTTGGTATATCTAGACGCCACCAAACGATTAGTCAAAATCGAAGTCGTCAAATAAGAGCGGTATGAACTCACTTCTTTGTAATTCAACACCAGCAGCCAAACCAGTTTCATAGGCCCAAGTTCTACTGACAGATTTTACTGTataaccaccaccaccaagtaatagtaaaggtaaatggaACGATTTAACAAATTGTACACATGCTGCGTGACCTCTCATTGATAGATTGAATGAACCTAATCTATCACCGGATAAGGAATCTGATCCACATTGTAATACTATTGCTCCAGGTTGATACCATTCTATAACTCTTTTTATTACCTACATGGCAAAGTATATCAGCACACAACCATAAACATGTCGCTCGATTACAAGGTGGAGACGCTCAGCCGGCACTTACAGGTTGGAATATACTTTGGTAATTCTCATCATTTATTCCATCTCTTAATGGTACATTGACTGCAtaaccttttccttttccgATACCATTGTCTCTAacttcacctgtaccaggGAAAAATTCTCCGTATTTGTGGAATGAACATGTCATTACTCTATCCGTTGTATAGaaagcttcttctacaccatcaCCATGGTGAACATCGATATCAATGTAAAGTACTCTTTGATGATACCTACAATCGGGCAATGCAACGAATTAGCTTGTAGGCAATGAAACCAATTGCAATGGATGCAACGTACCTTAGCAATTCAAGTATACCAAGCACAATATCTGCATTAGAATATCAGCTTAGAGGGATCCGATGGAAGGAAATCAGAAGCTGACTAACCATTTACATAACAGAATCCACttgcttcagcttttttagcatGATGTAATCCTCCAGCCCAATTTACAGCTATATCACATTTATCTCTTGACAATCTAGCAGCTCCCTCTGCAATAATGTTtcaattatcagctatctGATCGCAAAAGAATGATCCAGGGTTAGCTGACTTACCCATTGAACCTCCAGCAGAAATCGAACAATATTCaaataaaccatcaaatatagGACAATCATCTCCTACGTTATCTGGTAGAGTTTCCTTATTATCATCAGCCCGACGATGGTAGAACGCATTAATGAGCTACAATACTGACACTTGACTTGTTCCTTTGCGAATTGTTGAGCGTTATCAGGATTTATACGATGTAAGAAATCGACATATTCATCTGTATGAAATTGCgacatttctctttttgtgGCCGGTTTTGCTCGCTAAATGACGTAAATAACAAGATTAATATTTCACCTTGAACGGATTAATAAAAATCTTGATGGAGGCAAAAGCGAAGACTCTAAAAGGTTATGATAGACTCACGAAAATCTCCATTTTCTTATATAAACCATAATTCATAACTAAAGAATGACACATTCTGATTCTAGTAGGTTTCATTGGATGTCCTATATGAAAACGAAGCATTATATTGATGAGCTTATATGAGCGGTATCATGAGAAAATGGCTGATAATTGGGTACATACCAGGACCATAGTGGTAATTACCAATATCAGAATCGAAGAAATAACACTATGTCATTGGATTTCGTATCAGTTAGTTCCATCATTCAAAAGGTTATGGGCTCCATCTTTGCTAGTCTTTGCACAGCTACACTCCTCTCAATTACTTGTCTTCGATCACAGATCATAGTCATAAAGATAATCTTCCCTCTTGATTACTGAACTTGACTCTTGTCACTATAAGTACTTGATTCGAACTCACCACACGCCTCTTACTTTCCCCTAGGATAGGTTCCATATTGATCACTTGTTTATCTCCGTTTCTTGCTTTTCTGATATGTTTATAGTCTGATGAATCAACTTTCTTACTACGCTTTAATGGTA encodes:
- a CDS encoding PHD finger-like domain-containing protein 5A → MCRRQPGIAIGRMCEKCDGKCPICDSYVRPMTIVRICDECSFGTSAGKCIICSSPAISDAYYCTECTRLEKDRDGCPRIINMGASRVDAFYERKKLGLEKGGGFKKG
- a CDS encoding histone deacetylase RPD3; the encoded protein is MEPILGESKRRVCYFFDSDIGNYHYGPGHPMKPTRIRMCHSLVMNYGLYKKMEIFRAKPATKREMSQFHTDEYVDFLHRINPDNAQQFAKEQVKYNVGDDCPIFDGLFEYCSISAGGSMEGAARLSRDKCDIAVNWAGGLHHAKKAEASGFCYVNDIVLGILELLRYHQRVLYIDIDVHHGDGVEEAFYTTDRVMTCSFHKYGEFFPGTGEVRDNGIGKGKGYAVNVPLRDGINDENYQSIFQPVIKRVIEWYQPGAIVLQCGSDSLSGDRLGSFNLSMRGHAACVQFVKSFHLPLLLLGGGGYTVKSVSRTWAYETGLAAGVELQRNIPNNEYWEYYGPTYELDVRSSNMTDHNTPEYLQKVKEAVFEVLRDKNAAPSVPLQDVPKLRHDDEDENENEDMEDKDVRRPLRLWDKEKQNENSLSDSEDEGQGGRKHRQNHKEKEKEKEKGKSKSSSPNAKRRSKSPSKIISNNGTTSGTNGITNASGSGINIQSWASSIQQTPSTSTTNSTTTNRPPTTISPTTNAEKEKDDIEMTDSSNPSRTITGNGTSTHQPITNSTNNT